From the genome of Spinacia oleracea cultivar Varoflay chromosome 2, BTI_SOV_V1, whole genome shotgun sequence, one region includes:
- the LOC130467154 gene encoding uncharacterized protein — translation MKRPTHVQPPHRIKIPGNCSVDASLSGWSLGSDPTTPVVTDYQDFVAGTYIGVQEVNSVSPPNQVSAPNTVQFGSIKSTTSNLVSKKRKKPLSFTRARSYDTKSYFGYSTSSWSQKRYKSADDITALVASTQLNLPNLSTSFIERGKKRVHDVGTVSPSKKSKNKFSLAALNAEAMPSSNK, via the coding sequence ATGAAGCGTCCTACTCATGTTCAACCACCTCATAGAATTAAAATACCAGGCAATTGTTCTGTTGATGCATCATTGAGTGGATGGAGCCTGGGTTCAGACCCTACCACTCCTGTTGTAACAGATTATCAGGATTTTGTTGCAGGAACATATATTGGAGTGCAGGAGGTTAATTCAGTTTCACCTCCAAATCAAGTGAGTGCTCCTAATACTGTTCAGTTTGGTTCTATAAAAAGTACAACTTCAAACCTTGTGTCAAAAAAGAGGAAGAAACCACTCAGCTTCACTAGAGCTCGTTCATATGACACAAAATCTTACTTTGGTTACTCGACCTCCAGTTGGTCTCAGAAGAGATATAAAAGTGCTGATGATATTACTGCTCTGGTTGCTTCTACTCAGTTGAACCTTCCTAACCTTAGCACTAGTTTCATTGAACGGGGCAAAAAACGTGTTCATGATGTTGGTACTGTATCACcctcaaaaaaatcaaaaaacaaGTTTTCATTGGCTGCACTTAATGCGGAAGCTATGCCTTCTTCCAACAAATGA
- the LOC130467155 gene encoding uncharacterized protein, which produces MNSLDKTLTELHGMLKTAEKTLKSDKQDVLMVRGGKFKKSGKKRNAKKGGNKASPTKQTGAKSAKRKVSQPTSESECFYCKKKGHWKRDCLKLKEDQKNGTVVPSSGTKKK; this is translated from the exons atgaatagtctggacaaaacgctcactgagcttcacggtatgctgaagaccgctgaaaagacgctcaaaagtgataagcaggatgtgcttatggtgcgtgggggcaagttcaagaaatctggaaagaagaggaatgctaagaaaggtggcaacaaggccagcccaactaagcaaactggcgccaaatctgcaaagaggaaggtcagtcaacccacttctgaatccgaatgcttctactgcaaaaagaaggggcattggaagagagattgcttgaagctaaaggaagatcagaagaacggaacagtcgttccatcttcag ggactaagaagaagtag